DNA sequence from the Coffea arabica cultivar ET-39 chromosome 11c, Coffea Arabica ET-39 HiFi, whole genome shotgun sequence genome:
GCCGTCCGCCGCCCCTTTTCCTCTCCTCTGTTTTTGCAGCTCCcctttttcccctctttttttgttctttttctttgctCTGTTCTTTAGCCGAAGcctctctctgtttttctttcttgttgacctctttccaatttctttttcctcttctccTTTTGCCGAagtccctttctttttttgttccctttttttttgtctctcaaaTTTCCTTAGGTCTCCATGTGTCCTAACACCTCGCTTTCTAAGTGTTGTGTTGTCAAAGAAataaagggacacttgtccctatTGCATGCGCCCCACTTGGCTCTATTGCATATGTACCACTTATTATCTTGTAATtatgtttttctctcttttcttttttctctttttcttttttttcttaaaaaaaccaatttatgataaatgaATGTTAATTTCTAATTACCTTGCAAAATATCATTTCACTTAGCAAAAACTGAGTTTGAAGAAGATAAATGGATCTTTATTAAGAATTTCCTTTGTTTGAAATTTAGTgtaaaaaaatgttttaaaaaaagaaaagaaaaatgatgaatcttAATGTACCAtgtgacgactggaaaaatttcattatatttttcttaaaaattcccttttattcggaaattatttggaaattattactttataatagccctgCTATCTAATCaccccataataagtgcaaatgaacctagaaagtagggttttcaCTTTTCGTGTTTTAAATCagcatgaattagggtttttacgccttttcgtagtgtgactatccggtacagagggtggatcaaatttggtgattaagagtgagttttagatgatattaagtgtgtgattagaagtggtgataataagttagtgaattataagataaaaccctagtatacgtgatttaagaaaaaacgagttgaaccgacgggtaccgtttgttaccgagtgagtgcaccacttgagcactactttattaccttaatctccttgctattaagtgattaatatcagcccaaaatatcttcaagGCAGCCGAAATATTGGACCaaaaatgagagagaaaagaacaaaatttgactaccaatcaaagtgtgacacttgtcacatttgacccaaattcatttctatcatttttaaccttcttgaaacttCATTGAGCCTTCATTTTCTGCCTaccagccgagagagagaggaagaaaagccaagagaaagaaaccacaatctatcttgagtttgatccacttaagtgagaaaacaagaaatctaaaccgattaatcaatagtttgagagTTTGGGAAGCTTaaagaaccaaaaatttcaaagagAGGTAGAGGATATCCTTTGAAAGCTTGTTCTTGAGGTATTTTGGCTGTCCCttatctttggttcttttacttttgtttaagttATATAACTCATGATTTGGTTAAATTGGTAACTATGGAGGTAGTTGTGGTGATTTTGGGAGAATtggtgagttagggtttgtattgatcaaccatatttcttcttgtttagatgGGTTATGATGGGAATAAGTGTAGATAAGGAGGTGAGGTAGTGTTTTAAGCTAGAATtatgaagattagcacttgtaggcataaattccaaattttcgGTTTTGCACCTCTCCAGTTCTGACTGGCACTGTTTGACCATGCTAGAGGTTGAATTgggcttagtacaaaacatgaaagttgtagagaatgatgttttatagcttcctataaaatttcaactcaatccaaCAACCTGAGACTGCCCTAGGTAGCATCCAGCTGACAGTTTTAACATTTCCTCATGTTGGctgcatttttcaccttgatccgtaccaAACCAgtctttttccaaaacatgaaccttttagccctatgtttcagctttccaacgcaattgaaaacacttcaatcggacttcggtagcctgagttctTATCGTTTACGCATAATGcagttaactagcccgaatgtgagattttggttctgtaatccggacttttgacctagatatactatgaactggactgagtagtcttAATCAAAGTTGTAGCACTCTGTCTTAACTTAGAAAtagtataaattgcaccccaatcggATAAACATAGCTTCGATTGTGCTCGTTACGCTAAGtgacggcaaatctgtcttttgattTATGCCTTCGATTTCATTTTTGGACATGTACCTAGTttaattttgtacttgtatgactctgagcctattgaacggctattatAATAAGCTTacattgtgtatgactttgggattgattaaggaaaaaatgaagtCCTAAATGGATGGAAAATatgtaaatacaaagggcgtgctgcccaaatttgcacccGAGGGCTTGGTAGATGTACTCTTGTCACTTCCAAAcctatatttatactttgtacaagTAAATATTCGGATTTtttttggttcacctaaactttgagggtttaactgtaatattttctcttggttattattaTTAGGGTTTGATTTTACCCAAGACATTTGTTATACGTTATTTCTTTACATATGAGTTAATTTCGGACCAAACGAAGAGATTTACGAAAATTTGAACAACTGTCTTTTCATATCCGACCGTATTTTGAAGTGGCACTATTAATTGATTTTCAAtggaattttctaaaaactttttttggtatggttttgtgtttgatttgggAAAACTCTTAGTTACTAATGTCCTCTAATCTAAATATACACTTTTCACCTTAAAACTCATATTTATGTATTGCACTAGTACGTATTTGGAttctctttgaatcacttaggtTTTTATGGTAGAAgcgtaatgtgttcttttgattactatcagggttccttggtgattgagaataATAACCGAAAGAacactttggacgttattttgcttaaatatgtgagtgttccttgtttgttatattttcctggatttcatggcttgttgttgttgtttgataatgtgttaagtgctttcaatgattccaaaaatgagttttctaggcgagtgtgtactttatcacactcgacctaaataaatgtgaaattttcaatgattacatgattaaatgctagtcgcgcatgaatgtaagccgtttggctgaactgggcccttgcccttggcTACCTgtcgactcgagtcagaagcggactcggtcgggcgatatggtgatcCTAGATGAATATTTGGTATATTCAAGTATTatcttgttgtcgggtggagcctaatcaacgtccaggagggggtgaacgaacgaacgaaggttttacttacaaaaatgcattttcaaatgattggaggaataaggggaatgacaggagaacgaacgaacgaacgaataaatggctccctgtgagcccgtatccttttaatgtatgtgttattatcgctttgtcttgtaaatgtttcttgaattattgatactctatgtttaatgtattggattgcttgtttgattatgtgttcggaacctcactgagcttttaacccattcctttagttttgttttccttaacaggggaaggcgagcaaggacgagagccggtatagactagcctgtctagttcttttgattcttttgtaatggttctcgccctaccttttggcacgggttggatgtatgaagaattgagaacttttgtatattcgctgtttgtactcccttttgagatagcaatgtatatgagttttgttttaagttttgaattATGGTTATACGAATTCTTATGATTTTAGTTCAGAATTGATTAAGGTATGACTGAATTCcgacgagaattgggcaggcgatccaccgaaccctttggttcgccttagggggaggtgaggcTATCACataccaaaataaaaataaacaccaATTACTATTTGCAACcttaaatcaattaaaataaaataatataaaaataaaaatgaaaacaagaataaataataataataaaagaataaagctaaaattgaattaaataaacaaataaagctaaaattaaattaaataaatgaataaagctaaaaatttgaattaaataaataaataaagctaaaattgaattaattaattaaataaagcttaaaattgaattaatgaaattttggtgtctacccccgccccgtcccttgcatacaagaaaaaaaaaatatatatatatatataaatataatacaaTTCTAAATTTTCTAAAGTTGCACTCTTACTTACAAGTACAATGCTAGTCAGTGTCAACGGCCACCATAACAACTGAAGAAATTTCTTGGACTATTGTTGATTTATTTATAACGCCCCCACAAAGATTAAGCTATCCAATTCCAACCTATTTTGCTCCTAACCCTTTTTTATTTCGATCGGTTCTCTTCCTCCACACTGAATGTAACTTGATTTGTTATGTTTTATTTCCATCTTAACAGCTTTTTAATCTTATTTAACATTGTTTACAATTATATTattgtaaataaatatttataataaattGATTTCTTATTCCACGCAGGAAACGAGGCTGGGGGTGGAGGGCAAGAGGCGGGCAAGGGGATGGGACGGGAGATGAGGGCAGTTATTTGACAACCAGgatcccccgccccaaccccgccctaTTGCCACCCCTAAGTTTTAACAAGGGTTTATTCTTTAACTACCCTTTTAAACCGGAAACTTTTTAACCAATCACACGCGCTCACGCGCTCAACGAGTCACAAAACTCCTCCACAGTCGCCCATTCATCCACCCGAGCAAAAATCGTCAAAACCCTCTTCAAAACCCCTTCAGTTCCCTCCGCTCGCGCTCAGAGAGGACAAAACTATGTCGTATATACATTCTTATTTCCTAGTCAATATTTGAGCGACTTCAGCAATTTCCGGAACAATAAACTTTTGCAGTAAAATTGATTCGACTAATCTTTTATCTGCACTattaattcctttttttttattttgcttgcaatagaattttctttttcatactTTTCCAAGTAAATGGCAACGAGGGTTGTTCTCAGATTGATCAAAGAAGCTGTTTCCAGCAATGGTAGAAGCAAGCCAAACTTTGATTTTGCTAAGCGAAGTCGTTTCTGCACCTCCACTCCTCCTtcacctccaccaccaccgccGGCTCGTAAAATCCCTTATTCTTCCAAAAAAGTAAGTATCTTTTTTACTAGATTGTTTTTATTGTAAATTGTTATTAATTTAACCTTTTTTTGGGTGTTATGAATCCATAATGGAGGTGACCCAAGCGAGTAGTTTTTCCGTTACCAAAATAAGggttatcatttttttttgggttttacaTGTGCCGGGTTTTCTcttttattgtaaatgttttgtACAATTAATTAATTGGAGATTGTGGTACTCTTAAGAATAGTTTAACAGCTTAACCAAGTTGGAAATTGTCTTAAAAATTGAAACTTCATCGATTattacttttgttatttgtatCTGTATGACATATGTCTTGTATCGGTTTATTTCATTCAtactattgtttttattttagtgAATGTGGTTCaagtatatataaaatatagttAATTTTTCTATATTTGGCCTTGATAAAATGTAGGGGAGATTATTTACTGGAGCTACTATTGCTCTACTTATTGGTGGAGGTGCCTATGCGAGTACAGTGGACGAAGTTACTTTCTGGTACTAAATTTCTGTTTCCTAAAGTTGACTCAAAACTTTTCAGTAAATGAGTGCATGAATAATTTCAGTGAAGTGCTCAAAGACAATGACCTTTTATTCCTGAGAATAGGTTGCTGGTACTTTGTTTATGTGATTGCAGTTCATTAATAGGTCTGATGCAGTAGTATTAGCGGCTATTACATTTAATAAATGCGGGAGCATACTGGATACTTTAAAAGTACCAAGTTCACTTCTTCAGTCTTCTTAGAAGATTGTAGTATTTGGAAATTGGTTAGGGATTCAGTTTTGAAAAGTTTGCAAGCTATTACTAATCTTGTTTTGGATCAAAGCCCACAAATGTGGTGAAGTTATTATGTAACTATCTAGATAATGCTTGTAACATAATTGGCTCTATGTAGTATGGCATGTGACACGTGTCCAAAAGCAGTTTTCTGATGGCATCTTTGTATGCCCCTAGAATTGAGTTATTTTATGCAATTACTTCTTGTCATTTTGTCTGAATTTAATCTCTTCGGGGTGCCATTTTGGCCAAATTGAAGTAAGACCAATGGTATGCCAAGTGCTAATACAAAGTATAAATCAATATATTTTTGCCTTTTCTAGGAAATCCAAGCTGAAAGCATTTAGTTACTATTTCGAGTGTTGGCACTTTGTAGTTTGTTAGACTTTATTTATGGTAGGACCTCGAGAAATAGTTTTTCTGCATGGTACTGTGGTTCCAAGAACAGGCTAGATCTTTCAACTTTAAGGGGGATTAGTGTTAGAATATTTCAACTTTCCTTGTAAAGGTTTGGATTGTGAAGAAGGAACGCATCAAAATTCATGGTTTTAACTTCCAACACCGAGTGTGGCAGCTGGCGTCCATCTGGTGTCACTTGTCAGTGCCAAACATAATAAGACATAATAGTGTCCGATATGCTATTTTAATTGAACCTCTCCATATGGTGTTTTTCTTCTATCCATATATAAAAAAGTCAGAGCAGTTTTTATAAGGACATGATAACTTCATTAGTTCCCAGAAATGGTTTTCTTGCACCAACAACATGTAGCTTCAACTGCATATTCATTCGCGAGAAGTCCTTTCACTTGTAGCATATGCATGATGATTCAAGTGATTGTTAGCTAGTTTCCCCATACTCTTGTCGGGTTTTGCCATTCCCCATATATGCTATTGCTTCGGTGTTGGAAATGAGAGATGGGAAGGATGCAGGTGTGAGAGGGTGCTCTTTTCGCTTGATGGTTCATTGTGAAAGAGGAGATAGACCTTGATTCTTATAGGTCAGGTTGTAAGATTTGATGCTTTATTGATGTCAATTAACCTGCGGCTGCTTCATTCTGGTATAAAATGGAAATGACATCAGTTTTCAATGATCCTTCTAATTCTCATGATTCTTTTCACTCTAAGGAGCATCAAGAGaacaaaagagaaaggaaaatgaAGTTAGACTTATTAACTTAGGtattaattaaacaatcattGTATCAATACATTTCTCATAGACTTGAGATCTACTCAAATCTTCTTCCCTGTTCTGTATCAAGAGTCAAAGGAAGAGACAAAGGGGCAATTACAGATTATCTTTAGCTGAAAGCATGTCAAATATATCCAATTTGAGTAGTAAACTAAAGAGATTTTTTCTGGTACTTATGTCATCTGACCCAGACAAAGGAATGAAGGCCTACTTGTGGATCAACAGTCTtttcagaaattcttttgtGCTTTTACTATACATATCATTGTAAGACAAATCATCTTGTTATGGTTGACTGTGGAATAGTTGGAGCTAATATAAAATCATTAACATCAAATTTGGACTCatttctaattttctgttttagttttaCTTTAGGCATCTCTGGGTTTGAATCTTCTGGAACCTTTCGTTGAGATGGCTTCAATAGGTTTGAACCTAGAGTCTTATTTAATTGATGGTTGGTTACCTTGAttcttccattttcttccaaaGCATCTTTATACGTCAATGCTAATtgtttgctttatttctttgttagTAATGTGATGGGAACAACTGGTTTTGTGAAAACTTGTGCAGTGGCTGGCTTTTCTCTGCAACAAAACTAGTAAATCCATTTTTTGCCTTCCTGGACCCAGAGGTTGCCCACAGACTAGCTGTCTCGGCCGCGGCTCGTGGATGGGTTCCAAGGGAGAAAAGGCCAGATCCATCCATATTGGGCCAAGAAGTGTGGGGGAAGCGATTCTCCAATCCTATTGGTCTCTCTGCTGGTTTTGACAAGAATGCTGAGGCTGTTGAAGGTTTACTTGGACTTGGTTTTGGTTTTGTGGAGGTTGGCTCCGTAACTCCTGTTCCCCAGGAAGGCAATCCTAAGCCTCGTATATTCAGATTACCTAAGGAAGGGTAACGACATATGAATTTTGCTTTTGGATTAGAATGACattttttgttcatttccttGTTTTCATGTAttgtcaaattttcttttgagttgcAAGGTGTCGTGTATTTTGTTATCCAGATTCTTAGTCAATCATGTTCTCGAACTTTTTGCAGTGCAATTATTAATAGGTGTGGCTTTAATAGTGAGGGAATTGTTGCTGTTGCGAAGAGATTGGGAGCCCAGCATGGGAAGAGGAAATTGGAAACATCAAGCACTTCATCTTCTACTGAAGATGATGTAAACCATGGAGGCAAAGCTGGTCCTGGAATTCTTGGGGTCAACCTTGGAAAAAATAAGACCAGCGAAGATGCTGCGGCAGATTACGTTCAAGGTGTCCATACATTGTCCCAGTATGCTGATTACTTGGTATGTTGCCATACCCTTTTTTTTCTCCCGATATCTGGTCTGCATATTTTGCACAGATGTCTCCCAGTTCTGTCTGTAGGACTGTCATTTCCTTGGATAATTCATCATGGTTGATTTAGATGATTGCAGAGTATTAAATTAGTCCTTCACATCTTGATACGGTAGCTTGCTTCTTGGTTATTAGTTGTGTTAGTAAACTGTTTTCTCAAAGAAAGTTGTATTCAAATTAAGAGATCTAGGCAGTCAAAGGGTGAATtatgttaaatttgaagttggtgtcgTCCAAGCAATAGAGGAGTTTCTATGTATTCGTGGTTAAAAACAGAAATACTTGTGTTGCACCATTACTGTCTCGAAATCATTGAATGCGTATGATCGTGAGATTCCTATGATTTACTGTTAATATTGCCACAGAAGCATATGGCTTAACTGTTTGAAGAAATCACCTGGCTGGTGGTAGCCCTTGCTTATTTAGATTGGATATTAGTTCTTTTCTTAATCTTTCTGATGGATGGTTGACCCTCCATTTATCTATAGATTTTGTGATCGGTACTTTCTCCTAATTTTGCTTCATTTGGCTCGGTATATGGTTCATACCATGTGATTTCTTGGTTGCACTAATGTTTCAGCTTTTATATGACTGCTATTAATTCATcatattgatgtttttgatcaTTATTGGTTCTGCTATTTTCCTTCCCAATATTAAGAGAGATATACATTTGGCTGTTGAATGTTTTTATTGATCCGGTTTTGACCTGGATATCCTTCTAACTAGTTTACAAGTTATTGACCTGAATTTTCCTTCCTAATGTTTTTATTGACCTGGATTTGACCTGGATATCCTTCTATGCATGTGTTTTGGGGCCCAGATTCCCCTGATAGGCAACACTTGACGTTCAAAGCTGCTTATTAGTTTCATTAGAATGAGACTGATGTTCCCAGATCACATAGGCCTTTCCACGTGTCATTTCTGCTTCTCTAATATTTAAGTAACTCATACTTGTAGAGTTGAAAAGACTCTGTAACCTATATTTGACAGTTTATAGTGAAAATGTGGCTTTTGTTGTCCCTATTTTGTGCCACAGAAAATTTTTGGCGCAGTTGGTAACAATTGGAAATAGATGTTGCTCTAGAAATGTGCATAAAGGCAATTTGTTTCTGATGATGATCTTTAaactttttctttatcttcatcTGCTACTGAGTTCATGAGGATGGCAGTCGACACTCTAATTCTGCTTAATGGggggaaattgagttttacttTTGGCCATTCCAAAATTCGTCATCTAGTGTCCATTTGGTTAGATGTAAAATGATTTGGTGTCAAAAGGACTTCCAAGATGTTTCATTTCCTATTGTTTTGTGATGTCTGAATAGCTATTGGATATTGTTTCCCTGAAAACATTTTACATTTCACGATCAGTCATTTCCCTGTATCAAGCTGAAAGAACCACAAAAAACCTACCCAGAATAATTGAAGACATAAAAATTAACCTTCTAATATAAAATTGGAATCAAACTCATtcagaaatagaaaaaaaatccagaaatgaaagttttACAGCTCCCAATTGATAGAGCAAGTCAActagaaatttctaaaattcttgCCCCCAAGTATGCTCTGTGTCTTCATTCACTCTTCTCATGTCTGCGTTCTCCCTAACAATCTATCAGAGAGGCCCTAGATTCAGATTCTATGTATATTACCATAGCCACACATGCAAGATGCAGAAAGATGGAGATCCATGACTGTGTGTCTGTGTGAGAGAGAAACAGAGAATGGAGGAGGAACAGGAGACTTTAATGGAAAAATAGGTGAAGGATGAGGAGGCTGTTGTTCGGGTAGTCAGCCAGGTGTTGGTCACCTTCCTGTTGGAAAATGTTCTTCATCTATCACTTCTAATGGCAATCAATAAATTGGCATGTTTTTGTTGAAGGACACAGGTGGTGTTATGGTGTTCAATAACTTCAGCAAGTCGTGTTATTGTGGCTTTCATTAGACCAAACAAATCCCTAATGTATAATAATCATTAGACCAGTTGACCAACACAATCCATATTCCTATCAATATGTTTAGAGGTGTTGTTCAATGAGTGACTATGAATAACTGATAGGACTAAGCAAAAAAATTAGAATGTtaaaaactacatgaaaacttATATAGACTTATAATTATTAAACAGTTAGATTAATTGTAAGAACAAATCATTTGTTGATTCTTCTGTCCAGTTATTGACTTAAATGACGATTTGGGTCCCGTTATTGTGCCTTTCATGCAGTCAGGGAACATCACAATCATGAGATAAGATGGTAAATGGGCAAGTCTGGATGATTTTACtattttgaattcttgattAATGCTAAAACAATTAGAGTCCATGTCAAAATGACATAGAAACTTTTATGTAATTTATACTTATTGAACTGTTATCCCTGGGTTTGATTATAGATTAAGGTGAGGCAATCATGAATCCTTGGGTCTCATTGTCTTGTTCTTTTTGCCACTAGCAGACAATTATGATGCAAATTCTTAGTAGCAATGAGCAAAGATAATGCACAATTAATTCTTTTGCATTCATACTTTTGCAATAGAAGGTGAAGAAACTGTTTTGTCATTTTCATTGATTGCTAGAACTTTTATCCACTCCCTTTTATGGAAAAATATGGTATGAAAACTGGTGTTTGTTTAATCTccattctatttttatttgtgctACAAAACAGAGGATAAAGGATTCTTCTTGGACTACAAAACAGGGAAAAAGAGTTTTTCTTAAAGTGCATCCGATTTGGTGACCTAGATGTCTAAAATAGAAGAGAGCCAAAATACTGTCTTGTTGAAATTATGAGAGATGGAAAGCAAAAAATTTTAACCCTAAACTTGACAAGAATGATACTTTTAGTCCATCTACTAAAATGAAGTCAGGTGTCCAAACATCTTCTTTCTTTGCTTGATTTACGGTCTTTTTCTCTCTTCAGCCATTTTGTTCTCACTAGTTTGTTATCACTATGTTTACAAATTCTTGCTTTCTTCATTCTTTATTATCTGTTGTAAAGGACAATTCTAAATGCTTCTTGAAATTAGAGATATATTGATTTTAACCCTGCATCCATGATTAAATTGCTAGCTAGGTTAGCAGATAAAGGTTTACTTTCTAATTGGCTTACGTGTTGTTTGTATCTTATAACCTTTCTTGGTTAACAATGACTCTCGTACCTTTACTTCAGTCTGGTCATCTGACTTGATAGACAAATTATCGGACATCAGGTCTACCCATCTCTTGGCTGGAGTATGCATTTATTAGACTTGGGTAATTTCTTGTAGTCAGAAATATCTGCATGGCTTTTTATGCAGTAGGCTTGCTTCTTTTTGTGCCAACCTGCAAGTGATGTTATGCTCTGGTTAGTTAATCCACCAAAATATTGACTTTGTAGACCTTGACTACAACCTCAAATTTTGGGATGTATATGTTTGTTTTCTTAATGTTATGGCTTCTCCATTATCTTTCCAAACATGTGCTTCCATAGCTTGCATGGCTAGTGCTGTACA
Encoded proteins:
- the LOC113715703 gene encoding dihydroorotate dehydrogenase (quinone), mitochondrial-like isoform X1, translating into MATRVVLRLIKEAVSSNGRSKPNFDFAKRSRFCTSTPPSPPPPPPARKIPYSSKKGRLFTGATIALLIGGGAYASTVDEVTFCGWLFSATKLVNPFFAFLDPEVAHRLAVSAAARGWVPREKRPDPSILGQEVWGKRFSNPIGLSAGFDKNAEAVEGLLGLGFGFVEVGSVTPVPQEGNPKPRIFRLPKEGAIINRCGFNSEGIVAVAKRLGAQHGKRKLETSSTSSSTEDDVNHGGKAGPGILGVNLGKNKTSEDAAADYVQGVHTLSQYADYLVINISSPNTPGLRQLQGRKQLKDLVKKVQAARDEMQWGEEGPPPLLVKIAPDLSRQDLEDIAAVALALRLDGLIISNTTVQRPDPVNKNPVAQESGGLSGKPLFNLSTNILKEMYILTKGKIPLIGCGGIGSGEDAYEKIRAGASLVQLYTAFAYGGPALIPQMKAELAQCLERDGYNSIYEAVGADCR
- the LOC113715703 gene encoding dihydroorotate dehydrogenase (quinone), mitochondrial-like isoform X2, with amino-acid sequence MVEASQTLILLSEVVSAPPLLLHLHHHRRLVKSLILPKNGWLFSATKLVNPFFAFLDPEVAHRLAVSAAARGWVPREKRPDPSILGQEVWGKRFSNPIGLSAGFDKNAEAVEGLLGLGFGFVEVGSVTPVPQEGNPKPRIFRLPKEGAIINRCGFNSEGIVAVAKRLGAQHGKRKLETSSTSSSTEDDVNHGGKAGPGILGVNLGKNKTSEDAAADYVQGVHTLSQYADYLVINISSPNTPGLRQLQGRKQLKDLVKKVQAARDEMQWGEEGPPPLLVKIAPDLSRQDLEDIAAVALALRLDGLIISNTTVQRPDPVNKNPVAQESGGLSGKPLFNLSTNILKEMYILTKGKIPLIGCGGIGSGEDAYEKIRAGASLVQLYTAFAYGGPALIPQMKAELAQCLERDGYNSIYEAVGADCR